A genomic segment from Frateuria edaphi encodes:
- a CDS encoding phosphomannomutase/phosphoglucomutase, whose protein sequence is MARNIARGRGADSAEAWRRLLPLAGGTVLLLLGLFCAWQTWLIASESGDVARVHAAQDEAVRVLASEIAGERKQVAQAVAALDPAIVQGDRAQLAEALRARLPQALDVEVYSAGLDEVLHANYREFGYAKAAQLMGAQADDSLPMQTVSEKGVRRLSLVQPLGPAQRPQAWIWVELPFTPLQRRFESIAPGGGRIDLRQGDDRGELSLLSRGASSAEAEDEATPVPGSAFSVRAALPAAFILLPRAWPLAALLALLGIGGGLYLFWLRGRLAPRQEVQPKEMMVSDVVPAKHEPAPPVVRPGAMPPAESPADAVDPSIFRAYDVRGVVGKTLTARVARLLGQSIGTLMREKGLSEIVVGRDGRLSGPELAGALSDGLREAGIDVIDIGAVPTPVVYFAAYRFNTGSGVAVTGSHNPPDYNGFKIVVGGETLSEGAIQDLYQRIASGALEAGGQGGLRHVDVVPDYIERIISDVQAERRLKVVVDCGNGIPGALAPQVIEGIGCEVVPLYCEVDGTFPNHHPDPSDPHNLDDLIHAVRQTGADLGIAFDGDGDRLGVVTKEGEIIYPDRLLMLFARDVLSRQPGATIIYDVKCTGHLKGQVLEAGGSPLMWRTGHSLIKAKMRETQAELAGEMSGHFFFKERWFGFDDGIYAGARLLEILAGDIEGRTPEQVFATCPKGVSTPELKIPLEEGEHYRFIEKFKDKATFGDATLTTIDGVRADWPDGWGLVRASNTTPVLVLRFDADNPAALKRIQQAFREQLFLVDPGLKLPF, encoded by the coding sequence ATGGCGAGAAACATCGCAAGGGGACGGGGTGCCGACAGCGCCGAGGCATGGCGGCGCCTGCTGCCGCTGGCTGGCGGCACCGTGCTGCTGCTGCTGGGCCTGTTCTGCGCCTGGCAGACCTGGCTGATCGCCAGCGAAAGCGGTGACGTGGCGCGCGTGCACGCCGCCCAGGACGAGGCCGTGCGCGTGCTGGCGTCGGAGATCGCGGGTGAGCGCAAGCAGGTCGCCCAGGCGGTCGCGGCGCTCGATCCGGCGATCGTGCAGGGCGACCGCGCGCAGCTGGCCGAGGCATTGCGCGCGCGGCTGCCGCAAGCGCTGGATGTCGAGGTCTACAGCGCAGGCCTGGACGAGGTGTTGCACGCCAACTATCGCGAGTTCGGTTACGCCAAGGCGGCGCAACTGATGGGTGCGCAGGCCGATGACAGCCTGCCCATGCAGACCGTGTCGGAAAAAGGCGTGCGGCGGCTGAGCCTGGTCCAACCGCTGGGCCCGGCGCAGCGCCCCCAGGCCTGGATCTGGGTGGAATTGCCGTTCACGCCACTGCAACGCCGTTTCGAGTCCATTGCGCCCGGTGGCGGCCGCATCGACCTGCGCCAGGGTGACGATCGCGGCGAGCTCAGCCTTCTTTCGCGTGGCGCCTCGTCGGCCGAAGCGGAGGACGAGGCCACCCCGGTACCGGGCAGCGCTTTCAGCGTAAGGGCGGCGTTGCCGGCGGCCTTCATCCTGCTGCCGCGCGCCTGGCCGCTGGCGGCATTGCTGGCGCTGCTGGGCATCGGCGGCGGCCTTTACCTGTTCTGGTTGCGGGGTCGACTGGCCCCGCGCCAGGAAGTCCAACCCAAGGAGATGATGGTGTCCGATGTAGTTCCCGCCAAGCATGAGCCCGCGCCGCCGGTGGTACGCCCTGGCGCGATGCCGCCCGCAGAGAGCCCGGCCGACGCCGTCGACCCGAGCATCTTCCGCGCGTATGACGTGCGCGGGGTGGTTGGCAAGACCCTGACGGCGCGGGTGGCGCGGCTGCTCGGCCAATCGATCGGCACGCTCATGCGCGAGAAGGGGCTGTCGGAAATCGTCGTCGGCCGCGACGGCCGCCTGTCCGGGCCGGAGCTCGCCGGCGCGCTGTCCGACGGCCTGCGCGAGGCAGGCATCGACGTGATCGACATCGGCGCCGTGCCCACGCCGGTGGTGTACTTCGCGGCCTACCGCTTCAATACCGGCAGCGGCGTGGCGGTAACCGGAAGCCACAATCCGCCGGACTACAACGGCTTCAAGATCGTGGTCGGCGGCGAGACCCTGTCCGAGGGCGCGATCCAGGACCTCTACCAGCGCATCGCCAGCGGCGCGCTGGAGGCAGGCGGCCAGGGCGGCCTGCGCCACGTCGACGTCGTGCCCGATTACATCGAGCGGATCATTTCCGACGTGCAGGCCGAGCGGCGCCTGAAGGTCGTGGTCGACTGCGGCAACGGCATCCCAGGCGCGCTGGCGCCGCAGGTGATCGAGGGCATCGGCTGCGAAGTGGTGCCGCTGTACTGCGAGGTGGACGGCACCTTCCCGAACCATCATCCGGATCCATCCGATCCGCACAACCTGGACGACCTCATCCATGCCGTGCGCCAGACCGGCGCGGACCTGGGTATCGCCTTCGACGGCGACGGCGATCGCCTGGGCGTGGTCACGAAGGAGGGCGAGATCATCTACCCCGACCGTCTGTTGATGCTGTTCGCGCGCGACGTGCTGTCGCGCCAGCCGGGCGCCACGATCATCTACGACGTCAAGTGCACGGGTCATCTGAAGGGCCAGGTGCTCGAGGCTGGCGGCAGCCCACTGATGTGGCGTACCGGCCATTCGCTCATCAAGGCCAAGATGCGCGAGACGCAGGCGGAGCTGGCTGGCGAAATGAGCGGCCACTTCTTCTTCAAGGAGCGCTGGTTCGGCTTCGACGACGGCATCTACGCCGGCGCGCGGCTGCTGGAGATCCTCGCCGGCGACATCGAGGGGCGCACGCCGGAACAGGTCTTCGCCACCTGCCCCAAGGGCGTCTCCACGCCGGAGCTGAAGATTCCGCTCGAAGAGGGTGAGCACTACCGCTTCATCGAGAAATTCAAGGACAAGGCCACCTTCGGCGACGCCACGCTGACCACCATCGACGGCGTGCGCGCCGACTGGCCGGACGGCTGGGGCCTGGTGCGCGCCTCCAACACCACGCCGGTGCTGGTGTTGCGCTTCGATGCGGATAACCCGGCGGCGCTCAAGCGCATCCAGCAGGCGTTCCGCGAACAGCTGTTCCTGGTCGATCCGGGCCTGAAGCTGCCGTTCTGA
- the dut gene encoding dUTP diphosphatase, producing the protein MIDVELKVLDPRLGDTIPLPEAATAGSAGMDLRAAIESPVTLAPGESVLVPSGIAIHIGDPNWCALIVPRSGLGHKHGLVMGNLVGVIDADYQGPLMISCWNRSNAPYTIGVGDRIAQLLLVPVAQARLQVVKEFAPSGRGVGGFGSTGIK; encoded by the coding sequence ATGATCGACGTCGAACTGAAGGTCCTGGACCCGCGCCTGGGCGATACCATTCCGCTGCCCGAGGCGGCCACCGCCGGCAGCGCCGGCATGGACCTGCGCGCGGCGATCGAGTCGCCAGTCACCCTGGCGCCCGGCGAGAGCGTGCTGGTGCCCAGCGGCATCGCCATCCACATCGGCGACCCGAACTGGTGCGCGCTGATCGTGCCGCGCTCGGGACTGGGCCACAAACACGGGCTGGTCATGGGCAACCTGGTCGGCGTGATCGATGCGGACTACCAGGGTCCGCTGATGATTTCCTGCTGGAATCGGTCCAACGCGCCGTACACCATCGGCGTGGGCGACCGCATCGCCCAGCTGCTGCTGGTGCCGGTGGCGCAGGCGCGGCTTCAAGTGGTGAAGGAATTCGCGCCTTCCGGGCGTGGCGTCGGCGGGTTCGGCTCGACCGGCATCAAGTGA
- the coaBC gene encoding bifunctional phosphopantothenoylcysteine decarboxylase/phosphopantothenate--cysteine ligase CoaBC: protein MSLAQRRILLGVSAGIAAYKSCELVRRLREQGAEVRVVMTEGATHFVGTTTFQALSGQPVRVSLWDEGAEAAMGHIELARWAERVLIAPASADLLARLAHGHADDLLTTLCLASNAPLYVAPAMNQQMWAHPAVQANLAVLRSRGVTVLGPAAGEQACGDIGSGRMLEPADLRDALSASFGNGALAGLQVVVSAGPTYEDIDPVRFIGNRSSGRMGFAVAEAAAAAGAQVTLVAGPVSLPTPPGVARRVDVRSAAQMREAVLGAAISADVYVGAAAVGDYRPAQVAERKLKKHDGAPLVLDLAENPDILKDLAAMQPHPFLVGFAAETHDVATYAQDKLTRKGLDMIAANRVGAGLGFEADDNALSVFWPGGGEDLPRASKRELAARLVECIATRHRAARA from the coding sequence ATGAGTCTTGCCCAACGTCGCATCCTGCTCGGCGTCTCGGCCGGTATCGCCGCCTACAAGTCCTGCGAACTGGTGCGCCGGCTGCGCGAGCAGGGCGCCGAGGTGCGCGTGGTGATGACCGAGGGAGCGACGCACTTCGTCGGCACGACCACGTTCCAGGCACTGTCCGGCCAGCCGGTGCGGGTATCGCTGTGGGACGAGGGCGCGGAAGCGGCGATGGGCCACATCGAACTGGCGCGCTGGGCCGAACGGGTGCTGATCGCTCCGGCCAGCGCCGACCTTCTGGCCCGCCTGGCGCATGGCCACGCCGACGATCTGCTCACCACGCTGTGCCTGGCCAGCAATGCGCCGCTGTACGTGGCGCCGGCGATGAATCAGCAGATGTGGGCACACCCGGCGGTGCAGGCCAACCTGGCCGTGCTGCGATCGCGCGGGGTAACCGTGCTGGGTCCGGCCGCGGGCGAACAGGCCTGCGGCGACATCGGTTCGGGCCGCATGCTGGAACCTGCCGATCTGCGCGACGCATTGTCTGCCTCCTTCGGCAATGGCGCGCTTGCCGGCCTGCAGGTTGTGGTGAGCGCCGGACCCACCTACGAAGACATCGATCCGGTGCGTTTCATCGGCAACCGCAGTTCCGGCCGCATGGGTTTCGCGGTGGCCGAGGCGGCGGCTGCCGCGGGCGCGCAGGTGACGCTGGTCGCCGGCCCGGTCAGCCTGCCGACGCCCCCCGGCGTGGCGCGCCGCGTGGACGTGCGCAGCGCCGCGCAGATGCGCGAGGCGGTGCTCGGCGCCGCCATCTCGGCGGACGTCTACGTCGGTGCCGCCGCGGTAGGCGACTATCGCCCCGCGCAGGTGGCCGAACGCAAGCTCAAGAAACACGACGGCGCCCCGCTGGTGCTCGACCTGGCCGAGAATCCGGACATCCTCAAGGATCTCGCCGCCATGCAGCCGCACCCGTTCCTGGTCGGCTTCGCCGCCGAGACGCACGACGTGGCAACGTATGCGCAGGACAAACTCACCCGCAAGGGCCTGGACATGATCGCCGCCAATCGCGTTGGCGCAGGCCTGGGCTTCGAGGCCGACGACAACGCCTTGAGTGTCTTCTGGCCCGGTGGCGGCGAGGATCTGCCGCGCGCGTCCAAGCGCGAACTGGCGGCGCGATTGGTCGAATGCATCGCGACGCGCCACCGGGCCGCGCGCGCATGA
- a CDS encoding anhydro-N-acetylmuramic acid kinase codes for MATADDASALYLGLISGTSADGIDVALVSFEQGLPRLRAALTHPWPAALRERVLALAQDLTAFNLDTYGRLDVAVGRHFADAAQALLEINAIARSAVRAIGSHGQTVRHRPGGEAPFTLQIGDPTVIAENCGIDVVADFRRADVAAGGQGAPLLPAVHAMLLGQPGATRVVLNLGGIANITVLGPEGQVLGFDTGPANGLLDAWCLEQRGEPFDRDGAFAAAGKVDAPLLEALLADAYFALPPPKSTGREHFHLAWLLRQPRVALLSPADVQATLLELTAHTVADAIEAHAPAATDVLVCGGGVHNSRLMARLAEWLAPRRVASTAEHGIDPDYLEAAAFAWLARQRVLGLPGNLPAVTGAHGQRVLGALYLAPRE; via the coding sequence TTGGCTACCGCGGATGACGCATCGGCCCTCTATCTGGGGCTGATCTCTGGCACCAGCGCCGACGGCATCGACGTCGCGCTGGTGTCTTTCGAACAAGGCTTGCCGCGACTGCGCGCGGCCCTCACCCACCCGTGGCCCGCTGCCTTGCGCGAGCGCGTGCTGGCGTTGGCGCAGGACCTGACCGCTTTCAATCTGGACACCTACGGGCGGCTGGATGTCGCCGTCGGGCGCCACTTCGCCGATGCCGCACAGGCGCTACTGGAGATCAACGCGATCGCCCGGTCCGCCGTACGCGCGATCGGCTCGCACGGCCAGACGGTGCGCCATCGCCCAGGCGGCGAGGCGCCCTTCACGCTGCAGATCGGCGATCCCACGGTCATCGCCGAGAACTGTGGCATCGACGTGGTCGCCGATTTCCGCCGCGCCGATGTCGCGGCCGGCGGCCAGGGCGCGCCGCTGTTGCCGGCAGTGCACGCCATGTTGCTCGGCCAGCCGGGGGCCACCCGCGTGGTGCTCAACCTGGGCGGCATCGCCAATATCACCGTGCTTGGGCCTGAAGGGCAGGTGCTCGGCTTCGATACCGGCCCCGCCAATGGCCTGCTGGATGCCTGGTGCCTGGAACAACGCGGCGAGCCGTTCGACCGCGACGGCGCGTTCGCCGCTGCGGGCAAGGTGGACGCGCCGCTGCTCGAGGCCCTGCTGGCCGATGCCTACTTCGCGCTGCCACCGCCCAAGAGCACCGGCCGCGAGCATTTCCACCTCGCCTGGTTGTTGCGCCAGCCGCGCGTGGCGCTGTTGTCGCCGGCCGACGTGCAGGCCACCTTGCTGGAATTGACGGCGCATACGGTGGCCGACGCGATCGAGGCCCATGCGCCCGCGGCGACGGACGTACTGGTGTGCGGCGGCGGCGTACACAACTCTCGATTGATGGCGCGACTGGCCGAGTGGTTGGCGCCTCGACGCGTGGCAAGCACCGCCGAGCACGGCATCGATCCGGACTATCTGGAAGCGGCGGCGTTCGCCTGGCTGGCGCGCCAACGGGTACTCGGGCTGCCCGGCAACCTGCCGGCGGTTACCGGCGCGCACGGCCAGCGGGTGCTCGGCGCGCTGTACCTGGCTCCGCGGGAATGA
- the radC gene encoding RadC family protein encodes MSIRHWPSGERPREKLLEHGSATLSDAELLAVLLGSGVPGKDAIALGRELLTEAGGLGALLGRADGPGPTPGLGPAKRARIAAALELARRSLAEQLRALPSLGSPRDSGDYLSARLRHLPYEVFGCLYLDNRHRVLAFEELFRGTVDGASVHPREVVRACLKHNACAVIFAHNHPSGVAEPSAADRAITRELREALQLVGVRVLDHLVIGAGAPVSMAERGLL; translated from the coding sequence ATGAGCATCCGACACTGGCCCAGCGGCGAACGTCCGCGCGAAAAGCTGCTGGAGCACGGCAGCGCCACCCTCTCCGACGCCGAACTGCTGGCGGTGCTGCTGGGCAGCGGCGTGCCCGGCAAGGACGCGATCGCGCTGGGTCGCGAACTGCTCACCGAGGCCGGCGGACTGGGCGCGCTGCTCGGTCGCGCCGATGGTCCCGGTCCCACGCCCGGCCTGGGACCGGCCAAGCGTGCGCGCATCGCCGCGGCGCTGGAACTGGCCCGCCGCAGCCTGGCCGAGCAACTGCGGGCGCTGCCCAGCCTGGGCAGCCCGCGCGACAGCGGCGACTACCTCTCCGCCCGCCTGCGCCATTTGCCATACGAGGTGTTTGGTTGCCTCTATCTGGACAACCGCCATCGCGTGCTTGCCTTCGAAGAGTTGTTTCGCGGCACCGTGGACGGCGCCAGTGTGCATCCGCGCGAGGTGGTACGTGCGTGCCTGAAGCACAACGCCTGCGCGGTAATTTTCGCGCACAACCATCCAAGTGGCGTGGCCGAGCCCAGCGCCGCCGACCGCGCGATCACCCGGGAGTTGCGCGAGGCGCTGCAACTGGTCGGCGTACGCGTGCTCGACCACCTGGTGATCGGGGCCGGCGCCCCGGTCTCGATGGCCGAACGCGGCCTGCTTTAG
- the pyrE gene encoding orotate phosphoribosyltransferase: protein MQPYQRDFIELALARDVLRFGDFTLKSGRQSPYFFNLGRIDSGAALARLGEAYAAALVRAGLPVDMLFGPAYKGIALAAATAIALATSHGRDLPWAYNRKEAKDHGEGGLLVGAPLAGRVLIVDDVMTAGTAVRESLALIRAHGATPAGVLIALDRQERGQGELSAAQEVARDHGIPVIAITGLDEVLAYAGERPELAAEHARLLDYRGRYGVSA, encoded by the coding sequence ATGCAACCCTACCAACGCGACTTCATCGAACTGGCGCTCGCACGCGACGTGCTGCGCTTCGGCGACTTCACACTCAAGTCCGGCCGCCAGAGCCCGTACTTCTTCAACCTTGGCCGGATCGATTCCGGCGCCGCGCTGGCGCGGCTGGGCGAGGCCTACGCCGCCGCGCTGGTGCGTGCAGGGCTGCCGGTGGACATGCTGTTCGGCCCGGCCTACAAGGGCATCGCCCTGGCCGCCGCCACCGCCATCGCGCTGGCCACCAGCCACGGCCGCGACCTGCCCTGGGCGTACAACCGCAAGGAAGCCAAGGACCACGGCGAAGGCGGGCTGCTGGTCGGCGCACCGCTGGCAGGACGCGTGCTGATCGTCGATGACGTGATGACTGCCGGCACCGCGGTCCGCGAGTCGCTGGCGCTGATCCGTGCGCATGGCGCTACCCCGGCCGGCGTGCTGATCGCGCTGGACCGGCAGGAGCGTGGCCAGGGCGAGCTTTCCGCCGCGCAGGAAGTGGCTCGCGACCATGGCATCCCGGTGATTGCCATCACCGGCTTGGACGAGGTGCTCGCGTATGCCGGCGAGCGCCCGGAGCTGGCCGCCGAACACGCGCGCCTGCTCGACTATCGCGGTCGCTACGGCGTGTCCGCATGA
- a CDS encoding DUF4124 domain-containing protein: MRKLVYVVAIALATTVLTAHAQKAAGIRYHWRDAKGLSHYSDSLTAEAMKYGYDLVNDQGYVVRHVERQLSPEERAAADKVAAEQAAQRRAEEARRRADLQMLNAYGDEASLKQAQQEELDSIDQQINTTRLNLHSQEKTLADLLGRAADIERAKEKVPKFLVDSIADQRNVVSSQRGTLERLQDRRDKAEKDAAQQLEHYRALKKSQDEQRH; this comes from the coding sequence ATGCGCAAGCTCGTTTACGTCGTTGCCATCGCCCTGGCGACGACGGTCCTGACCGCCCACGCCCAGAAGGCCGCCGGCATCCGCTACCACTGGCGCGACGCCAAGGGCCTGTCGCATTACAGCGACAGTCTCACCGCCGAGGCCATGAAATACGGGTACGACCTGGTCAACGACCAGGGCTACGTGGTGCGCCACGTCGAGCGCCAGCTGAGCCCCGAGGAACGCGCCGCCGCGGACAAGGTCGCCGCCGAACAGGCCGCCCAGCGCCGCGCGGAGGAAGCGCGCCGCCGCGCCGACCTGCAGATGCTCAACGCCTATGGCGACGAGGCCTCGCTCAAGCAGGCGCAGCAGGAGGAACTGGACAGCATCGACCAGCAGATCAACACCACGCGCCTGAACCTGCACAGCCAGGAAAAGACCCTGGCCGACCTGCTCGGACGCGCCGCGGATATCGAGCGCGCCAAGGAGAAGGTGCCCAAGTTCCTGGTCGACAGCATCGCCGACCAGCGCAATGTGGTTTCCAGCCAGCGCGGTACGCTGGAGCGGCTGCAGGATCGGCGGGACAAGGCCGAAAAGGATGCCGCACAACAGCTGGAGCATTACCGCGCGTTGAAGAAGTCGCAGGACGAGCAGCGGCACTAG
- a CDS encoding AmpG family muropeptide MFS transporter translates to MPTEPVAAAPSKPSIWRAFAQPAAGTMALLGFSSGLPFLLVAGTLAYWLKENGIKLEEITMIASAGLTYAFKFVWAPLLDHWRIPGFARLGQRRGWLLFAQLCVTAGLLAMALLTPSQLWPFVAATLLVAFFGATQDIAVDAYRIEIAPSHVQGALVATYALGYRIGLLLAGAVALIMADHVPWSVVYLVMAASMAIPIATTLLAREPDVLRTRPESWRVAMRESVVDPFADFFRRYGWQAAGLVLLFILLFKVPEQATIGGIMSPFYRDMQFSKTEIGAITKIYGVWIGIVGVFLGGAAVARWGAWRSLGVTIVLCGCSNLFYLVLISHPGNLVALTLVISAENLTLGMLGPPTVAFLSMLVNRQHTATQYALLSSLVNLPGKLLGFFAGGIATAAGYGGYFVLTVVALIPAMLLYVLLWRRFRAAEQAEG, encoded by the coding sequence ATGCCGACTGAGCCGGTCGCCGCTGCACCATCCAAGCCGTCGATCTGGCGCGCCTTCGCGCAACCGGCGGCGGGCACGATGGCGCTGCTGGGATTCTCGTCGGGCCTGCCGTTCCTGCTGGTGGCGGGCACGCTGGCGTACTGGCTGAAGGAAAACGGGATCAAGCTGGAGGAGATCACGATGATCGCCAGCGCGGGTCTGACCTACGCGTTCAAGTTTGTGTGGGCGCCACTGCTCGACCACTGGCGGATCCCCGGCTTCGCGCGGCTGGGCCAGCGCCGCGGCTGGCTGCTGTTCGCGCAGTTGTGCGTCACCGCCGGGCTGCTGGCCATGGCGCTGCTGACGCCCAGCCAGTTGTGGCCTTTCGTGGCGGCCACGCTGCTGGTGGCGTTCTTCGGCGCGACGCAGGACATCGCGGTGGACGCCTACCGCATCGAGATCGCGCCATCGCACGTGCAGGGCGCGCTGGTGGCGACCTACGCGTTGGGTTACCGCATCGGGTTACTGCTGGCCGGTGCGGTGGCGCTGATCATGGCCGACCATGTGCCCTGGTCCGTGGTCTACCTCGTGATGGCCGCCTCGATGGCGATTCCGATCGCCACCACCTTGCTGGCGCGCGAGCCGGACGTGCTGCGCACGCGCCCGGAGAGCTGGCGCGTGGCCATGCGCGAGAGCGTGGTCGATCCGTTTGCCGATTTCTTCCGGCGCTATGGCTGGCAGGCGGCGGGCCTGGTGCTGCTGTTCATCCTGCTGTTCAAGGTTCCCGAGCAGGCGACCATCGGCGGCATCATGAGCCCGTTTTATCGGGACATGCAGTTCTCCAAGACCGAGATCGGAGCGATCACCAAGATCTACGGCGTCTGGATCGGCATCGTCGGCGTGTTCCTTGGCGGCGCGGCGGTAGCGCGCTGGGGTGCGTGGCGTTCGCTGGGCGTGACGATCGTGCTCTGCGGCTGCAGCAACCTGTTCTACCTCGTGCTGATCAGCCACCCGGGCAACCTGGTGGCGCTCACCCTGGTGATCTCCGCCGAGAACCTCACGCTCGGGATGCTGGGCCCGCCGACGGTGGCGTTCCTGTCGATGCTGGTCAACCGCCAGCACACCGCGACCCAGTACGCCCTGCTCAGCTCGCTGGTGAACCTGCCGGGCAAGCTGTTGGGCTTTTTCGCCGGCGGCATCGCCACGGCCGCGGGCTATGGCGGTTACTTCGTGCTCACGGTGGTGGCACTGATCCCGGCGATGTTGCTGTATGTCCTGCTGTGGCGCCGCTTCCGCGCCGCCGAACAGGCCGAAGGCTAG
- a CDS encoding exodeoxyribonuclease III, with protein MRIVTLNANGIRSAASKGVFDWLRTQQADVVCLQETKAQEGQLTDAMFRPDGHHCFYRDATCKKGYSGVAIYARREPDAVLTELGWEPFDCEGRYIEARFGNLSVVSLYVPSGSSGEERQQFKFKAMDFLAPIFDEWLNSGRDYVICGDWNIVHTKNDIKNWTSNQKNSGCLPAERAWLDLLFHTRGWVDSFRAIKPDAVEYTWWSNRGRARENNVGWRIDYQVCTPGLRERMRACSVYREQRFSDHAPYTVDYAD; from the coding sequence ATGAGAATCGTCACGCTCAACGCCAACGGCATCCGCTCGGCCGCCAGCAAGGGCGTGTTCGACTGGCTACGCACGCAGCAGGCCGACGTGGTCTGCCTGCAGGAAACCAAGGCGCAGGAAGGCCAGCTCACCGATGCGATGTTCCGCCCGGACGGCCACCATTGCTTCTATCGCGACGCGACCTGCAAGAAGGGCTACAGCGGCGTGGCGATCTACGCGCGGCGCGAGCCCGACGCGGTGCTCACCGAGCTCGGCTGGGAGCCGTTCGATTGCGAAGGACGCTACATCGAGGCGCGCTTCGGCAACCTGTCGGTGGTCTCGCTGTACGTGCCTTCGGGTTCCTCGGGGGAGGAACGCCAGCAGTTCAAGTTCAAGGCGATGGATTTCCTGGCACCCATCTTCGATGAGTGGCTCAACAGCGGCCGCGACTACGTGATCTGCGGCGACTGGAACATCGTCCACACGAAGAACGACATCAAGAACTGGACGTCCAACCAGAAGAATTCCGGTTGCCTGCCTGCCGAACGCGCCTGGCTGGACCTGCTGTTCCATACCCGCGGCTGGGTCGACAGCTTCCGGGCGATCAAGCCGGATGCGGTCGAATACACCTGGTGGTCCAACCGTGGCCGGGCGCGCGAGAACAACGTCGGATGGCGCATCGACTACCAGGTCTGCACGCCGGGCCTGCGCGAGCGCATGCGCGCCTGCTCCGTCTACCGCGAACAGCGCTTCTCCGACCATGCGCCGTACACGGTCGACTATGCCGACTGA